A window of the Bacillus sp. A301a_S52 genome harbors these coding sequences:
- the flhB gene encoding flagellar biosynthesis protein FlhB: MYLSLDLQYFAQEKTEKATPKKKKESREKGQVAKSTDVNTAFILLFVFLFFWLIGSFVVDQLTSILRFTFTDYLLISLTEENLHKMFMDYLYQAAIATIPVMLIAAVAGIFSNYLQVGVLFAPEAIKMKLSKIDPIKGFKRIFSVRALVEFLKSMLKISLVGLVTGSILWFFLDDLLKLGLYSVGAGTILIGNLIVIMGLAVGGLLLFIAVLDYMYQKYDHEKNIKMSKQDIKDEHKKSEGDPLIKSKIKEKQRQMAMSRMMAEVPKADVVITNPTHYAVALKYDDTTMNAPIIVAKGVDYIALKVINIAKNNNVMTVENRPLARALYAQAEIGDQVPEDLFKGVAEVLAYVYRLQQQA, translated from the coding sequence ATGTATCTTTCCCTAGACCTGCAATATTTTGCACAAGAAAAAACTGAAAAAGCAACCCCGAAAAAGAAAAAAGAGTCGCGAGAGAAGGGGCAGGTAGCTAAAAGTACCGATGTTAACACAGCATTTATATTATTGTTTGTATTTTTATTCTTTTGGCTTATTGGAAGCTTTGTAGTTGATCAGCTTACATCAATTCTAAGGTTTACGTTTACTGATTACTTGCTTATTAGTTTGACTGAAGAAAACCTTCATAAAATGTTCATGGATTATCTTTATCAAGCAGCGATTGCTACAATTCCTGTTATGTTAATAGCAGCAGTAGCTGGAATTTTCAGTAACTATTTGCAAGTGGGGGTCTTATTTGCACCAGAAGCAATTAAGATGAAATTGAGTAAGATTGATCCTATTAAAGGGTTTAAACGAATCTTTTCAGTAAGAGCTCTTGTAGAGTTTCTTAAATCGATGTTGAAAATATCTCTTGTGGGACTAGTTACAGGGTCGATACTTTGGTTTTTCCTTGATGATCTTCTAAAGCTAGGACTATACTCCGTCGGAGCTGGCACGATTTTGATAGGGAATCTCATTGTAATTATGGGACTGGCGGTCGGAGGATTGTTATTATTTATTGCGGTTCTTGATTACATGTATCAAAAATATGATCATGAGAAAAACATTAAAATGTCTAAACAAGATATTAAAGATGAGCATAAGAAGTCTGAGGGTGACCCGCTCATAAAATCAAAAATTAAAGAAAAGCAGCGGCAAATGGCGATGAGTCGCATGATGGCAGAAGTGCCTAAAGCAGATGTGGTTATCACAAACCCAACCCATTACGCTGTCGCTTTAAAATATGATGATACAACAATGAACGCCCCGATTATAGTAGCTAAAGGGGTCGACTATATCGCGTTGAAAGTCATTAATATTGCGAAAAACAACAATGTCATGACAGTAGAAAACAGGCCGCTAGCAAGAGCTTTATACGCCCAAGCCGAAATTGGGGATCAAGTTCCAGAGGACTTGTTTAAAGGTGTGGCGGAAGTTCTCGCTTATGTATACCGCCTTCAGCAGCAAGCCTAA
- a CDS encoding response regulator encodes MATRVLIVDDAAFMRMMIKDILQKNDFEVIGEAGDGQQALDLYKEHSPDLVTMDITMPEMDGITSLKEIRKHDPNAKVIMCSAMGQQAMVIDAIQAGAKDFIVKPFQAERVLEAINKTLG; translated from the coding sequence ATGGCGACACGAGTATTAATTGTGGATGATGCAGCATTTATGCGCATGATGATTAAAGATATTTTACAAAAAAATGATTTTGAAGTAATTGGTGAGGCAGGAGATGGCCAGCAAGCTTTGGATCTGTATAAAGAACATTCACCTGACCTCGTAACGATGGACATTACAATGCCAGAGATGGATGGTATTACATCTTTGAAAGAAATTCGCAAGCATGACCCAAATGCAAAGGTCATTATGTGTTCTGCAATGGGACAACAAGCAATGGTTATAGATGCCATTCAAGCTGGTGCAAAAGACTTTATCGTTAAACCGTTTCAGGCAGAGAGGGTATTAGAAGCAATTAATAAAACTCTCGGCTAA
- the fliR gene encoding flagellar type III secretion system protein FliR: protein MLDFIEWFPAFLLILVRMSAFFITLPFFSYQNIPGRLKVGIALFMTWIIYFTEDWPVLEMNYEFILLIIKEALVGLTVGLIAMILLYAIQVAGGLIDLKLGFMIANVIDPQTGTQSPLIGSYLYTFSLLFLLATNAHHLLIDGAFYSYQYIPIDQVFLPLGDEAVLDHVVTAFSTMFLIAFQMSMPIVGSIFLVDVALGMVARAVPQVNVFVVGLPLKIFLGLVMMILTMAPFFLLVQNLVETMTLTMRTLMEIYGGV from the coding sequence ATGTTAGATTTTATCGAGTGGTTTCCTGCATTTTTATTAATTTTAGTACGTATGTCAGCATTTTTTATAACACTTCCGTTTTTTTCATATCAGAATATTCCTGGCCGATTAAAAGTAGGGATTGCCTTATTTATGACGTGGATCATTTATTTTACTGAAGACTGGCCTGTCTTAGAGATGAATTACGAATTTATCCTTTTAATTATTAAAGAGGCCCTCGTTGGATTAACAGTTGGTCTCATTGCAATGATTCTCTTATATGCCATCCAAGTAGCCGGTGGATTAATTGATTTAAAGCTGGGCTTTATGATCGCTAACGTGATAGATCCACAAACAGGTACGCAATCACCCTTAATTGGTAGTTATTTATATACGTTTTCATTATTGTTCTTATTAGCTACAAATGCACACCACCTTTTAATAGATGGCGCATTTTACAGCTATCAATATATACCGATCGACCAAGTGTTCCTTCCATTGGGCGATGAAGCGGTGCTAGACCATGTTGTCACAGCATTTAGTACAATGTTCCTTATTGCCTTTCAAATGTCTATGCCAATCGTCGGGTCTATTTTTCTTGTTGACGTGGCATTAGGTATGGTTGCTCGGGCTGTACCACAAGTAAACGTATTCGTTGTCGGATTACCTTTGAAGATTTTTCTCGGTTTAGTCATGATGATTTTAACAATGGCACCGTTTTTCTTACTTGTACAAAATTTAGTTGAGACGATGACACTGACAATGAGAACGCTAATGGAGATTTATGGAGGAGTGTAA
- the fliY gene encoding flagellar motor switch phosphatase FliY, with translation MNDDMLSQEEINALLNGIDNEDEEKENTPEKPIAETTDNTDSTAIENYLSGIEQDALGEIGNISFGSSATALSTLLNQKVDITTPEVSVIKRADLDKAFPKPHVAISVEYTDGFEGINLLVIKTSDAAIIADLMMGNDGTTASEDLGEMEISAVQEAMNQMMGSASTSMSTIFNKKVDISPPAIDLLDLPENPNDVKLPEDDMLVEIAFNLKVGDLIDSKIMQLISVSFAKGMVEQLMNPDDSGSAPEEPVEQAAPAQETAIQQEAPISQEAPTQHQAPMPTHTPRTGPQHVSSGPRQPERAANVQPAAFSNFEAPSLNEQEARNLDMLMDIPLEVTVELGRTKRSIKEILELSQGSIVELDKLAGEPVDILVNQQLIAKGEVVVIDENFGVRVTDIISQKDRLNNLRN, from the coding sequence ATGAATGATGATATGTTATCCCAAGAGGAAATCAATGCTCTGCTAAACGGCATTGATAATGAAGATGAAGAAAAAGAGAATACTCCTGAGAAACCGATCGCGGAAACAACAGATAATACAGATAGCACTGCGATAGAGAACTACCTATCTGGAATTGAACAAGATGCTCTCGGGGAAATCGGAAATATTTCGTTTGGAAGTTCAGCAACTGCTCTTTCAACTCTTTTAAATCAAAAGGTCGATATTACAACACCAGAAGTATCCGTTATTAAAAGAGCTGACTTAGATAAAGCATTTCCAAAACCGCACGTGGCTATATCAGTTGAATATACTGACGGCTTTGAAGGTATTAATTTACTCGTTATTAAAACGTCTGATGCCGCTATTATTGCCGATCTTATGATGGGTAATGATGGCACAACTGCCTCCGAGGATTTAGGAGAGATGGAAATAAGTGCTGTTCAAGAAGCGATGAATCAGATGATGGGCTCTGCTTCAACATCGATGTCAACGATTTTTAACAAAAAGGTGGATATTTCACCTCCTGCAATCGATTTACTAGATCTTCCTGAAAATCCAAATGACGTTAAACTGCCTGAAGATGATATGCTAGTTGAGATTGCGTTTAACCTTAAAGTAGGTGACTTGATCGATTCGAAAATCATGCAGCTGATCAGTGTATCGTTTGCAAAAGGAATGGTGGAACAGTTAATGAACCCTGATGACTCTGGAAGTGCTCCTGAAGAGCCGGTAGAACAAGCAGCACCTGCTCAAGAAACGGCTATTCAACAAGAAGCGCCGATTTCACAAGAAGCACCGACGCAACATCAAGCACCGATGCCAACTCATACACCTAGAACTGGTCCTCAGCATGTATCGTCCGGACCTAGACAACCTGAACGAGCGGCGAATGTCCAGCCGGCTGCTTTTTCAAATTTTGAAGCACCATCTCTTAATGAGCAAGAAGCACGTAATTTGGACATGCTAATGGATATTCCGTTAGAAGTAACAGTTGAATTAGGTAGAACGAAAAGATCTATTAAAGAAATTTTAGAGCTATCACAAGGATCAATTGTAGAACTTGATAAATTAGCAGGAGAACCTGTGGATATTCTCGTTAATCAGCAGTTAATTGCAAAAGGTGAAGTAGTTGTTATCGATGAAAACTTCGGTGTACGTGTCACAGATATTATTAGCCAGAAAGATCGTTTAAATAATTTAAGAAATTAA
- the fliQ gene encoding flagellar biosynthesis protein FliQ produces the protein MSPEMVISWAEQGVFTILLISGPLLITALGIGLAVSIFQATTQIQEQTLAFIPKIAGVLVALVIFGPWMLSQALSLAEEIFSNLHQFIG, from the coding sequence ATGAGTCCAGAAATGGTTATATCATGGGCGGAACAAGGCGTATTTACGATTTTACTCATATCTGGGCCTTTGTTAATTACAGCCTTAGGTATCGGATTGGCAGTAAGTATTTTTCAGGCAACGACACAGATTCAGGAGCAAACATTAGCTTTTATTCCTAAAATTGCAGGCGTCCTTGTTGCATTAGTCATTTTTGGCCCTTGGATGCTTTCTCAAGCATTATCACTGGCTGAAGAAATTTTTAGTAACTTACATCAATTTATAGGATGA
- the flhF gene encoding flagellar biosynthesis protein FlhF, with protein MKVKKIVAKDMTEAMTKVKAEMGQDAVILNSKKVESGGFLGFFTKKNIEVIAALDMEARSGRRRQPARDKPTLPIKKQVTEQEQAKLSKEIDELKAMIKGIGPSVSQSNEDYPDALNTFNTYLKDQEVHDTYRLTVMKDLLKKWYQEDGESQSEETIRNWVTDELLTLLKDCHFGAFNYNKKYLNVVGPTGAGKTTTIAKIAAKAVLKDEKKVAFITTDTFRIAAIEQLKTYGKILNVPVEVVYSIKDFKEAVKKLSDYDFILVDSAGRNFRNPLYVEQLNQVIDFNEQMETHLVLAMTSKYRDMKKIIEQFKLIQIDKLIFSKLDETETIGAMINIMADYHLGASYLATGQNVPDDIEEATATNMVQQLLRS; from the coding sequence ATGAAGGTGAAAAAAATTGTTGCTAAAGATATGACAGAAGCTATGACAAAAGTGAAGGCGGAGATGGGCCAAGATGCCGTCATACTTAACTCTAAAAAGGTCGAGTCGGGAGGTTTTCTTGGCTTCTTCACTAAAAAGAATATTGAAGTCATTGCGGCTTTAGATATGGAAGCCCGTTCTGGAAGACGGAGGCAGCCTGCTCGGGATAAGCCAACTCTGCCTATAAAAAAACAGGTCACTGAACAAGAACAAGCGAAGCTCTCCAAAGAAATAGATGAACTTAAGGCCATGATAAAAGGAATAGGGCCAAGTGTGAGTCAGAGTAATGAAGATTATCCAGACGCATTAAATACGTTTAACACTTACTTGAAAGATCAAGAGGTCCATGACACCTATCGGCTTACTGTGATGAAAGACCTGTTGAAGAAATGGTATCAGGAAGACGGGGAAAGTCAAAGTGAGGAGACGATCCGTAACTGGGTCACAGATGAGTTGCTTACCCTCTTAAAGGACTGTCACTTTGGAGCCTTTAATTATAATAAAAAATATCTCAATGTCGTGGGACCAACAGGCGCAGGTAAAACGACTACAATTGCAAAAATCGCAGCTAAAGCAGTTCTTAAAGATGAGAAAAAAGTTGCTTTTATAACGACAGATACATTTAGAATCGCGGCTATTGAACAATTAAAAACGTATGGAAAAATCCTTAATGTACCAGTTGAAGTTGTTTACTCTATTAAAGATTTTAAAGAGGCTGTTAAAAAGCTAAGCGATTATGATTTTATTCTTGTTGACTCAGCTGGAAGGAACTTTAGAAATCCATTATATGTAGAACAATTAAATCAAGTCATTGACTTTAACGAACAAATGGAAACGCATCTTGTATTAGCTATGACCTCAAAATACCGTGATATGAAGAAGATCATTGAGCAATTTAAACTCATCCAGATTGATAAGCTTATTTTTTCAAAACTTGATGAAACGGAAACAATTGGGGCGATGATTAATATTATGGCGGATTATCATTTAGGGGCTAGTTACTTGGCCACTGGACAAAATGTCCCAGATGACATTGAAGAAGCAACTGCTACTAATATGGTCCAGCAGTTGCTAAGGAGTTGA
- a CDS encoding flagellar FlbD family protein — translation MVILTRLNGQTFTLNAVYIEQIQAFPDTTITLSNGKKIVVKETEQELTDRIEHFYKRIGLAPLVSKQFDQEGED, via the coding sequence ATGGTGATTTTAACTAGGCTGAATGGCCAAACTTTTACATTGAATGCAGTTTATATTGAGCAAATTCAAGCATTTCCTGATACAACAATAACCCTTTCTAACGGTAAAAAAATTGTTGTTAAGGAAACCGAACAAGAACTGACCGATCGGATTGAACATTTTTACAAGCGAATTGGTTTAGCTCCTCTCGTCTCAAAACAGTTTGATCAGGAAGGGGAAGATTAA
- the fliP gene encoding flagellar type III secretion system pore protein FliP (The bacterial flagellar biogenesis protein FliP forms a type III secretion system (T3SS)-type pore required for flagellar assembly.) — MIALMQIPALDIFSDDPGNLSATIQLLLLLTVLSLAPAILILMTSFTRIVIVLSFVRSGLATQQMPPNQVIVGLALFLTFFIMAPIFSEVNENALQPMFNGELTQEEAFEEAAIPMKQFMAEHTREKDLALFMGYAGEERPETLDDIPLTSLVPAFAISELKTAFQIGFMIFVPFLVIDMVVASVLMSMGMMMLPPVMIALPFKVLLFVMVDGWHLIVRSLLFSF, encoded by the coding sequence ATGATAGCATTAATGCAAATACCAGCATTAGATATATTTAGTGATGATCCAGGCAATTTGTCAGCGACGATTCAGTTATTACTACTATTAACTGTGCTGTCTCTAGCCCCGGCAATCCTTATCTTAATGACAAGCTTTACACGGATTGTAATTGTGCTGTCATTCGTAAGATCTGGTTTGGCGACACAGCAAATGCCGCCTAACCAAGTCATCGTAGGCTTAGCGTTATTCCTAACGTTTTTTATCATGGCGCCGATATTTTCAGAAGTAAATGAAAATGCCCTTCAGCCGATGTTTAATGGGGAATTAACACAAGAAGAAGCGTTTGAAGAAGCTGCTATACCAATGAAACAGTTTATGGCTGAACATACTAGAGAAAAAGATTTAGCACTATTTATGGGATATGCTGGAGAAGAGAGACCAGAGACGTTAGACGATATTCCACTGACTTCCTTAGTTCCAGCCTTTGCGATTAGTGAGCTGAAAACAGCTTTTCAAATAGGTTTTATGATTTTCGTTCCATTTTTAGTCATTGATATGGTCGTAGCCAGTGTGCTTATGTCCATGGGGATGATGATGTTGCCGCCGGTTATGATTGCTCTACCATTTAAAGTCTTGTTATTCGTTATGGTAGATGGTTGGCATCTTATTGTTCGTTCACTATTATTCAGCTTTTAG
- the fliL gene encoding flagellar basal body-associated protein FliL: MFANRLVNIMLIVLAALTLIGVLTLVLYTQFFQETDAEEGEPTIDQVLERSVETEEITTNLSSNNIIRSQYVIQLENNDAKKEFEKRSFQVENIIIQELSDMTATDFQGSAGIQGLEDRIKNRINDIMQDGEVVQVYMNQRVIQ, translated from the coding sequence ATGTTTGCTAACCGACTCGTTAATATTATGCTCATTGTTCTGGCTGCTCTCACATTAATAGGAGTTTTAACACTCGTATTATATACACAGTTCTTTCAAGAGACTGATGCAGAAGAAGGAGAGCCGACGATTGATCAAGTGTTGGAAAGATCCGTTGAAACAGAGGAAATTACAACAAACTTATCGTCAAATAATATTATCCGGTCACAATATGTGATCCAGCTGGAGAACAATGATGCGAAAAAAGAATTCGAAAAACGTAGTTTTCAAGTAGAAAATATCATTATTCAAGAACTGTCTGACATGACAGCAACTGATTTTCAAGGATCAGCAGGGATACAAGGTCTAGAAGATAGAATTAAGAACCGCATCAATGACATTATGCAAGATGGAGAAGTGGTTCAAGTGTATATGAATCAACGAGTGATTCAATAA
- a CDS encoding flagellar biosynthetic protein FliO — MRKLLVMLIVMLLFPSVTYGEGENDFGEGDRNVNELLNSTLEENNNLDDEGETEEVPLTEETNEEENENDVLGAASPNLLTTLLQMVLALGAVLFCIYALLKFINKRAKSYNNHATLQTIGGTGVGSNKSVQLVKAGDRLLIVGVGDTVTLLKEIDDPTEVDNLLQKHQTSQDLFDEPVSKIQGWLKNKKEARSQNTSEAAFHNLLDKEMRDVKKSQTKFYSAIEEKDR, encoded by the coding sequence TTGAGAAAGTTATTAGTTATGTTGATTGTTATGCTTTTATTCCCCTCTGTTACGTACGGGGAGGGAGAGAATGATTTCGGAGAAGGTGACCGAAACGTCAATGAATTGTTAAATAGTACTTTAGAAGAAAACAATAATTTGGATGATGAAGGCGAGACTGAGGAAGTACCCTTAACAGAGGAGACGAACGAAGAAGAGAATGAAAACGACGTCTTAGGAGCCGCTAGCCCTAATTTGTTAACAACTTTACTGCAAATGGTATTAGCTTTAGGCGCTGTTCTCTTTTGCATTTATGCTCTATTAAAATTCATTAATAAGCGAGCAAAAAGCTATAACAATCATGCTACGTTACAAACGATTGGTGGCACTGGTGTTGGATCTAATAAGTCTGTCCAACTAGTTAAAGCAGGGGATCGACTTCTGATTGTGGGGGTAGGGGATACTGTCACTTTACTAAAGGAAATTGATGATCCTACGGAAGTAGACAACTTGCTTCAAAAGCACCAAACGTCTCAAGATTTATTCGACGAACCTGTTTCAAAAATACAGGGGTGGTTAAAGAACAAAAAAGAAGCCCGCTCCCAAAATACGAGTGAAGCAGCTTTTCATAATTTACTTGATAAAGAGATGAGAGATGTCAAGAAATCACAAACAAAGTTTTATTCTGCTATAGAGGAGAAAGACCGATGA
- the fliM gene encoding flagellar motor switch protein FliM, protein MADVLSQGEIDALLSALSTGEMDADELKKEDTERKVKSYDFKRALRFSKDQIRSLTRIHENFARLLTTQLSAQLRTFVQISVASVDQLPYEEFIRSVPKMTILNVFEPFPLDGRFVMEVNPNIAYAMLDRILGGQGEAYNKVENLTEIETKIMTQLFQRTLETFREAWLSIEELDPVMDDMEVNPQFLQLVSPNETVVVISLSTTIGESSGMINICLPHVVIESILPRLSVHLWMQTKKKDREPGELQSLKKNVKQAPLNLSVELGKSVITVDEFLHLGDGDIIELDQLIEESLLLRVGEEPKYLVQPGKMKNHVAVQITDIIEEEETLDE, encoded by the coding sequence ATGGCTGATGTTCTTTCACAAGGGGAAATAGATGCGCTGTTATCGGCTCTTTCCACAGGTGAAATGGATGCTGATGAACTGAAAAAGGAAGACACGGAGAGAAAAGTAAAATCGTATGACTTTAAACGTGCTCTTCGCTTTTCAAAAGATCAGATCCGAAGTTTAACACGAATTCATGAAAATTTTGCAAGGTTGTTGACGACGCAATTATCTGCGCAGTTAAGAACTTTCGTTCAAATAAGCGTCGCTTCTGTCGATCAGCTTCCATACGAGGAATTTATTCGATCTGTGCCAAAGATGACTATTTTAAATGTCTTTGAGCCCTTTCCTTTAGATGGAAGGTTTGTCATGGAAGTTAACCCGAATATTGCATATGCTATGCTTGACCGCATTTTAGGAGGTCAGGGGGAAGCTTATAACAAAGTAGAGAATTTAACGGAAATCGAAACGAAAATTATGACGCAGTTATTTCAACGAACACTTGAAACGTTCCGGGAAGCTTGGCTATCGATTGAAGAACTTGACCCTGTTATGGATGATATGGAAGTTAATCCGCAGTTCTTACAACTCGTGTCACCAAATGAAACTGTTGTCGTCATTTCACTTTCGACAACGATTGGTGAATCGTCAGGCATGATAAATATTTGTTTACCGCATGTGGTCATCGAATCGATATTACCAAGGTTATCTGTCCATTTGTGGATGCAAACTAAAAAGAAAGATAGAGAGCCTGGTGAATTGCAATCATTAAAGAAAAATGTGAAACAGGCACCGCTTAACTTGTCAGTCGAACTTGGTAAGTCGGTCATTACTGTAGATGAGTTTTTACATTTAGGTGATGGTGACATTATCGAATTGGATCAACTTATTGAAGAATCGCTTTTACTCCGAGTAGGGGAAGAGCCAAAGTATTTAGTGCAGCCAGGTAAAATGAAAAATCATGTAGCTGTACAAATAACAGATATTATAGAAGAGGAGGAGACTCTTGATGAATGA
- the flhA gene encoding flagellar biosynthesis protein FlhA yields the protein MPMKDFSILLTVILIVIMLIIPLPTGVIDFLIVINITFALLIILVSMNTREPLQFSIFPTLLLLVTLFRLGLNVSTTRAILGNQGDAGNVIETFGQFVVGGNALVGFVVFVILVVIQFVVITKGAERVSEVGARFTLDAMPGKQMSIDADLNAGMISDIEARERRKKIEQEADFYGSMDGASKFVKGDAIAGIVIVIINIIFGLVIGMMQEGLAVAEAANKYTLLTVGDGLVSQIPALLIATATGIVVTRASSDGNLGHDVTSQLLAYPKMLYVAAGTIAALGFFTPIEAFVTTTIAAVLGVGGFLLGKNEKELLELDEVEEEQGGEEEDIKSPESVINLLQVDPIEFEFGYGLIPLADTNQGGDLLDRVVMIRRQLAIEMGMIVPVIRIRDNIQLQPNEYSIKIKGNEIAKGELLLDHFMAMSPGVEDEAITGIETVEPAFGLPALWISEELKEQAELSGYTVVDPPSVVSTHLTEVVKRHAHELLGRQETKQLVDHLGETYPTLVEDVTPNPLSIGEIQKVLSNLLKEKVSIRNLPVIFETLADYGQMSKDSDLLTEYVRQALSRQISKQYTEEGEPLYVITVSSSVEKMVADAIQQTEHGAFLNLDPNSTQTIIQSMMSEVEKMQEMGQMPMLLCSPAVRMYIRHLIERYMPHVPVLSYNELEPHIEVQSVGVVNGK from the coding sequence ATGCCAATGAAAGATTTTAGTATCTTATTAACAGTTATTCTTATCGTCATCATGTTAATTATTCCTCTACCGACGGGGGTAATCGACTTTTTGATCGTTATTAATATTACATTTGCGCTCTTAATTATTCTCGTTTCTATGAATACTCGGGAGCCATTGCAGTTTTCAATTTTCCCGACCCTGCTTTTATTAGTAACACTCTTTAGGTTAGGACTCAACGTGTCGACAACAAGAGCTATTCTTGGCAATCAAGGGGATGCAGGGAACGTCATTGAAACATTCGGACAATTCGTAGTAGGTGGTAATGCCTTAGTCGGATTTGTTGTGTTTGTGATTCTTGTCGTTATTCAGTTCGTGGTTATTACAAAAGGGGCGGAGCGTGTATCAGAAGTAGGCGCACGTTTTACACTAGATGCGATGCCAGGTAAACAAATGAGTATTGATGCCGATTTAAACGCTGGTATGATATCGGATATTGAAGCAAGGGAACGACGAAAAAAAATTGAACAGGAAGCCGACTTTTATGGCTCAATGGATGGTGCTAGTAAGTTCGTTAAAGGGGATGCGATCGCAGGGATTGTTATTGTTATTATCAATATTATATTCGGTCTTGTGATCGGGATGATGCAAGAAGGCCTTGCTGTAGCAGAAGCAGCCAACAAGTACACACTTTTAACAGTAGGAGATGGACTTGTCAGCCAAATTCCAGCACTACTTATTGCAACAGCTACAGGTATTGTTGTTACAAGAGCATCTTCAGACGGGAACCTTGGACACGATGTTACGAGTCAGTTACTCGCATATCCCAAAATGCTTTATGTGGCAGCGGGTACAATTGCCGCTTTAGGCTTTTTTACACCAATTGAAGCATTTGTTACGACGACTATCGCAGCAGTACTTGGTGTCGGCGGTTTCTTACTAGGTAAAAACGAAAAAGAATTGCTGGAATTAGACGAGGTAGAAGAAGAACAAGGAGGAGAAGAAGAGGATATTAAATCTCCTGAAAGTGTTATTAACTTGCTTCAAGTGGATCCGATAGAATTTGAATTTGGTTATGGCTTGATTCCCTTGGCAGATACGAATCAAGGTGGAGACTTATTAGACAGAGTCGTTATGATTCGACGTCAACTAGCGATTGAAATGGGAATGATTGTCCCAGTTATTCGAATAAGAGATAATATTCAACTTCAACCTAACGAATATTCTATAAAAATTAAGGGAAATGAAATTGCAAAAGGTGAGTTGCTTCTAGATCACTTTATGGCCATGAGCCCAGGTGTAGAAGACGAAGCTATTACCGGTATTGAAACCGTTGAACCTGCCTTTGGTCTTCCGGCGTTATGGATATCGGAGGAGTTGAAAGAGCAAGCTGAACTTTCCGGTTATACAGTCGTTGATCCGCCTTCTGTCGTCTCAACTCACTTAACTGAAGTCGTTAAACGCCATGCTCATGAATTACTTGGCCGTCAAGAAACAAAGCAGTTGGTGGATCACTTAGGTGAAACATATCCAACGCTTGTGGAAGATGTTACACCGAACCCACTATCAATTGGGGAAATCCAAAAAGTGCTTAGCAATTTATTGAAAGAAAAAGTATCCATTAGAAACTTACCGGTTATTTTTGAAACACTTGCAGATTACGGACAAATGTCAAAGGACTCAGATTTGTTAACAGAATATGTGAGGCAAGCTTTGTCGAGACAAATATCGAAACAGTATACTGAAGAAGGTGAGCCACTTTACGTCATTACAGTAAGTAGCAGTGTGGAGAAAATGGTGGCCGACGCTATACAACAAACTGAGCATGGTGCTTTCTTAAATTTAGATCCTAATTCCACACAAACGATTATTCAGTCAATGATGAGTGAAGTTGAGAAAATGCAGGAAATGGGTCAAATGCCAATGCTTTTATGTTCACCCGCAGTAAGAATGTATATTCGTCATTTAATTGAACGGTATATGCCACACGTTCCCGTGTTATCTTATAATGAGTTGGAACCACATATTGAAGTTCAAAGTGTCGGGGTGGTGAACGGAAAATGA